One Brassica oleracea var. oleracea cultivar TO1000 chromosome C7, BOL, whole genome shotgun sequence genomic window carries:
- the LOC106303861 gene encoding protein SULFUR DEFICIENCY-INDUCED 1-like: MERSFKMKNNNTNSTRSNLMKDNELFHVIHKVPSGDTPYVKAKHAQLLEKNPEMAIVWFWKAINTGDRVDSALKDMAVVMKQLDRSEEAIEAIKSFRPRCSKNSQDSLDNVLIDLYKKCGRMEEQVELLKRKLRQIYQGETFNGKPTKTARSHGKKFQVTVQQEIARLLGNLGWAYMQQAKYLSAEAVYRKAQMVEPDANKSCNLAMCLIKQGRFEEGRSVLDDVLESRVLGADDCKTRQRADELLGELEVSLPLRRDAEMEDVLENILDDDFVLGLEQITTSSFRSKRLPIFEQISSFRTSFRNQLVC; encoded by the exons ATGAACTGTTTCATGTGATTCACAAAGTTCCAAGTGGAGATACTCCCTATGTCAAAGCCAAACATGCTCAG TTGTTAGAGAAGAACCCGGAGATGGCAATAGTGTGGTTTTGGAAAGCCATTAACACAGGAGACAGAGTAGACAGTGCTCTCAAGGACATGGCTGTTGTAATGAAACAACTTGACCGTTCTGAAGAAGCCATCGAAGCCATCAAATCTTTTCGTCCTCGTTGTTCCAAGAACTCCCAAGATTCCCTCGACAATGTCCTCATCGACTTATACAAG AAATGCGGGAGAATGGAGGAGCAAGTTGAGTTGTTAAAGAGGAAACTAAGGCAGATCTATCAAGGAGAGACTTTCAACGGTAAACCCACAAAGACCGCTCGATCCCACGGCAAAAAGTTTCAAGTGACCGTTCAACAAGAAATCGCAAGACTACTG GGGAACTTGGGGTGGGCATATATGCAACAAGCCAAGTACTTGTCAGCAGAAGCGGTATACAGAAAAGCACAGATGGTGGAGCCAGACGCTAACAAATCTTGCAACCTCGCGATGTGTCTTATCAAACAGGGCAGGTTTGAGGAAGGAAGATCGGTTCTTGACGATGTTCTCGAGTCTAGGGTTTTGGGTGCGGATGATTGTAAAACAAGGCAACGAGCTGATGAGCTCCTGGGTGAGCTAGAGGTTTCGCTGCCACTTCGGCGAGATGCTGAGATGGAGGATGTATTGGAGAATATCTTAGACGATGACTTTGTTCTTGGGCTTGAACAGATAACGACCAGTAGTTTTAGATCTAAGAGATTGCCAATCTTCGAACAGATCTCTTCTTTTAGAACTTCTTTTAGAAATCAGCTAGTTTGCTAA
- the LOC106301997 gene encoding pantoate--beta-alanine ligase: METREPEVIRDKEAMRRWSRGMRSQGKTIGLVPTMGFLHDGHLSLVRQSLTLSDVTVVSIYVNPGQFSPTEDLSTYPSDFSGDLAKLAAVSSSGSVIAVFNPKNLYDYDGGRNKKTISGGGRGGGGKVVSCVEEGGLGHETWVRVERLEKGLCGKSRPVFFRGVATIVTKLFNIVEPDVAMFGKKDYQQWRLIKRMVRDLDFGIEIVGSDIAREKDGLAMSSRNVHLSAEDRQRALSISRSLAMAKASAEQGQTSCKELKNMIISELVGAAGRIDYVEIVDQETLQGVEDIKSGVVVCVAAWFGTVRLIDNIEINVTV, translated from the exons ATGGAAACCAGAGAACCAGAGGTCATCAGAGACAAAGAAGCGATGAGAAGATGGTCAAGAGGCATGAGATCTCAAGGGAAGACCATCGGTTTGGTCCCCACAATGGGCTTCCTCCACGACGGCCATTTGTCCCTCGTCCGTCAATCCCTTACACTCTCCGACGTCACCGTCGTCTCAATCTACGTCAACCCAGGCCAGTTCTCCCCCACCGAGGATCTCTCCACTTACCCTTCCGATTTCTCCGGCGACCTCGCAAAACTCGCCGCCGTTTCCTCCTCCGGTTCTGTAATCGCCGTGTTCAACCCGAAAAACCTCTACGACTACGACGGCGGGAGGAATAAGAAGACAATCAGCGGCGGCGGAAGAGGTGGAGGAGGGAAGGTGGTGAGCTGTGTGGAGGAAGGTGGGTTAGGGCACGAGACGTGGGTTAGAGTAGAGAGGTTGGAGAAAGGTTTGTGTGGGAAGAGCAGGCCTGTCTTCTTCAGAGGTGTAGCCACTATTGTTACTAAGCTTTTCAATATCGTTGAGCCTGACGTTGCTATGTTTGGCAAAAAGGATTATCAGCAGTGGCGGCTTATCAAGAGAATG GTTCGAGATCTTGATTTTGGGATTGAGATAGTTGGATCGGATATAGCTAGAGAGAAGGATGGGCTTGCTATGAGTTCTAGGAATGTTCATCTTTCAGCTGAAGATAGGCAAAGG GCGTTGTCTATAAGTAGGTCACTGGCCATGGCTAAAGCTTCTGCAGAACAAGGGCAAACCAGTTGTAAAGAGCTTAAGAATATGATCATTTCAGAGCTTGTTGGAGCTGCAGGAAGAATCGACTATGTCGAG ATTGTTGATCAAGAAACTCTTCAAGGAGTAGAAGATATAAAGAGTGGAGTAGTGGTTTGTGTTGCTGCCTGGTTTGGGACGGTTAGGCTCATAGACAACATTGAGATCAATGTCACTGTCTAG